A stretch of the bacterium genome encodes the following:
- a CDS encoding M20/M25/M40 family metallo-hydrolase yields METTIETTTVTGIQPERLRNLLKDLVDIYSPSGKEEDILEYVEEYLKKHGLSVVKEGVDENRFNILVLPEGVDEVDLCFVGHLDTITAFDLENYGFYEEQGAVFGLGVSDMKAGCAAMIEAFICLAQQRDPLPAVGLALVVGEEEESDGAKTLVREYSFPWAVVGEPTNMVPCLGHYGYLEVLLRTRGKRAHSSLPELGQNAIETMLKLLLQVTEYTTSVPHGLVYNIRQLVGFPGGFVVPDTCEAWLDLHAPPDSRIDVLKAELEQIVETSSRSIQGLDASIRFENTHSGYRISQERLLVKRLKEVYNALSLPWEPQVFRSHSDGNVLWAAGVDPIILGPGRLETAHTPDESVTFLQVVQTAQLYLNFALSL; encoded by the coding sequence ATGGAAACAACGATAGAAACCACAACGGTAACGGGAATTCAACCTGAAAGGCTGAGAAACCTTCTCAAAGATCTGGTGGACATCTACAGTCCTTCGGGTAAAGAGGAGGATATCCTTGAATATGTAGAGGAATACCTCAAAAAACACGGCCTGTCCGTAGTCAAGGAGGGAGTTGACGAGAACCGCTTTAATATCCTGGTCCTGCCTGAAGGAGTGGATGAGGTTGACCTGTGCTTTGTCGGACACCTGGACACAATTACTGCTTTCGACCTGGAGAACTACGGTTTTTACGAGGAACAGGGTGCGGTTTTCGGCCTTGGGGTCTCTGATATGAAAGCAGGTTGTGCAGCCATGATAGAGGCTTTCATCTGTCTGGCTCAACAAAGAGACCCGCTTCCGGCCGTGGGACTTGCTCTGGTCGTGGGTGAGGAAGAAGAGAGTGACGGGGCCAAAACCCTGGTCCGGGAATACAGCTTCCCCTGGGCAGTGGTCGGTGAGCCTACCAATATGGTACCCTGCCTCGGACATTATGGCTACCTGGAGGTACTGCTGCGCACGCGCGGCAAAAGAGCCCATTCCTCTCTGCCGGAGCTGGGGCAGAATGCTATTGAAACCATGCTGAAGCTTCTCTTGCAAGTCACCGAGTATACCACTTCCGTGCCCCATGGCCTGGTGTATAACATCAGACAACTGGTTGGCTTCCCCGGCGGATTTGTGGTGCCGGATACCTGTGAGGCATGGCTGGATCTGCATGCTCCACCAGACTCGCGTATAGATGTGCTCAAGGCGGAACTGGAGCAGATTGTGGAGACATCGTCCCGGAGCATTCAGGGTCTGGACGCTTCCATCAGATTTGAAAATACGCATTCAGGGTACCGGATTTCTCAGGAGAGGCTTCTGGTAAAGAGATTGAAAGAAGTATATAACGCTCTCTCTCTGCCCTGGGAACCCCAGGTCTTTCGAAGTCATTCGGATGGGAATGTGCTCTGGGCCGCAGGTGTGGACCCTATTATCCTGGGACCGGGCCGTCTGGAGACCGCACATACGCCCGATGAATCGGTGACCTTCCTCCAGGTTGTGCAAACCGCCCAGCTTTACCTGAACTTCGCTCTATCCCTGTGA
- a CDS encoding Ig-like domain-containing protein, whose translation MVRDRFIYLLVVLFTGFMIVTCGCGSWDSGNNGKILTSIAINPVNPRAYSGDKQNFTAIGTYSDESTRDISDQVTWLSSEQGVATIGTDGIATAKAPGTTQITASLDGVTSLAQTLTVSMSTNILMGKIPIPAGKGVDVAYNEAVQAVKAAVAGFSFVPQEGADPVNPWVVVEEKTMPFPAGSYGILLEICAPTFADDAMSMGQHHALGMPCKVGIWTEDSDQDGVDDIININTLDESALFAFYFADVMSAPGFDQFAAMIKTHTKEIVKTAVTILGGEWVYEHQAPFYTQQEVAAVQAWAAEGGGGYAGTKGYGIQLEIPLAGNKDEGQSAPEFLSEVKNSIISAIGNTPYARDDWHVIRNDFNIPVGDITKEDNPFARVGEIKLCSAYYARQIVGLGGKYMIALPCTISVWLNDLTWDQNGTPVYQQPDKVIVSILNPEFILKNFFKDLPASVLEQMAGVGPEIKNQLLAMVNNGLKSYSYPNHLTPRLSTSILMGRVRVPAGKGVDVAYNEAVQAVKAAVAGFSFVPQEGADPVNPWVVVEEKTMPFPAGSYGILLEICAPTFADDAMSMGQHHALGMPCKVGIWTEDSDQDGVDDIININTLDESALFAFYFADVMSAPGFDQFAAMIKTHTKEIVKTAVTILGGEWVYEHQAPFYTQQEVAAVQAWAAEGGGGYAGTKGYGIQLEIPLAGNKDEGQSAPEFLSEVKNSIISAIGNTPYARDDWHVIRNDFNIPVGDITKEDNPFARVGEIKLCSAYYARQIVGLGGKYMIALPCTISVWLNDLTWDQNGTPVYQQPDKVIVSILNPEFILKNFFKDLPASVLEQMAGVGPEVKGEVQAMVNYALDEYLP comes from the coding sequence ATGGTACGCGATAGGTTTATTTATCTTCTTGTAGTCTTGTTTACTGGTTTCATGATAGTTACCTGCGGATGTGGATCCTGGGATTCAGGTAATAACGGCAAGATTCTTACCAGTATAGCTATTAACCCGGTAAATCCACGCGCTTATTCGGGAGATAAACAGAATTTTACTGCTATTGGGACTTATTCTGATGAGAGTACCCGGGATATCAGTGACCAAGTCACCTGGCTGAGCTCTGAACAGGGAGTAGCCACTATCGGAACTGATGGAATAGCTACAGCCAAAGCTCCAGGTACTACTCAAATCACAGCTTCCCTCGATGGAGTAACCAGTTTAGCCCAGACATTAACGGTGAGCATGTCCACCAACATATTAATGGGTAAAATACCTATTCCGGCTGGCAAAGGGGTGGATGTTGCTTATAATGAAGCGGTCCAGGCAGTAAAGGCTGCGGTAGCTGGCTTTTCCTTTGTGCCCCAGGAGGGTGCTGATCCGGTTAATCCCTGGGTGGTGGTTGAAGAAAAAACCATGCCTTTCCCTGCGGGAAGTTACGGCATTCTGCTGGAGATATGTGCTCCCACGTTTGCCGATGATGCCATGAGCATGGGACAACATCATGCTCTGGGTATGCCCTGCAAGGTCGGCATCTGGACAGAGGACAGCGATCAGGATGGGGTAGATGATATCATCAATATCAACACCCTGGATGAATCGGCACTTTTTGCCTTCTACTTTGCGGATGTCATGAGTGCTCCAGGGTTTGATCAGTTTGCGGCCATGATTAAAACCCATACCAAAGAGATAGTCAAGACAGCCGTTACCATCCTGGGTGGAGAATGGGTCTATGAGCATCAGGCACCATTCTATACCCAACAGGAAGTGGCTGCTGTCCAGGCCTGGGCGGCAGAAGGAGGAGGGGGCTATGCCGGTACGAAAGGGTATGGCATACAACTGGAGATTCCCCTGGCCGGAAATAAGGATGAGGGGCAGAGCGCTCCTGAGTTCCTGAGCGAAGTAAAGAATAGCATCATTTCAGCTATTGGCAACACCCCGTATGCACGTGACGACTGGCACGTGATCAGGAATGATTTCAATATTCCGGTGGGTGATATTACCAAAGAAGACAATCCCTTTGCCAGGGTAGGGGAAATAAAATTGTGTTCTGCCTATTATGCCCGGCAGATAGTCGGTTTAGGCGGCAAGTATATGATCGCCCTGCCCTGTACGATCTCGGTCTGGCTCAATGACCTTACCTGGGATCAGAATGGCACGCCCGTATATCAGCAACCCGATAAGGTGATTGTCAGCATCCTTAACCCTGAATTTATCCTCAAGAACTTTTTCAAGGACCTGCCCGCTTCTGTTCTGGAGCAAATGGCCGGTGTGGGGCCTGAGATTAAAAATCAACTCCTGGCTATGGTTAATAATGGGTTGAAGAGTTATTCCTATCCGAATCACCTGACCCCAAGGCTTTCTACCAGCATTCTAATGGGCAGAGTCCGTGTTCCGGCTGGCAAAGGGGTGGATGTTGCTTACAATGAAGCGGTTCAGGCAGTAAAGGCTGCGGTAGCTGGCTTTTCCTTTGTGCCCCAGGAGGGTGCTGATCCGGTTAATCCCTGGGTGGTGGTTGAAGAAAAAACCATGCCTTTCCCTGCGGGAAGTTACGGCATTCTGCTGGAGATATGTGCTCCCACGTTTGCCGATGATGCCATGAGCATGGGACAACATCATGCTCTGGGTATGCCCTGCAAGGTCGGCATCTGGACAGAGGACAGCGATCAGGATGGGGTAGATGATATCATCAATATCAACACCCTGGATGAATCGGCACTTTTTGCCTTCTACTTTGCGGATGTCATGAGTGCTCCAGGGTTTGATCAGTTTGCGGCCATGATTAAAACCCATACCAAAGAGATAGTCAAGACAGCCGTTACCATCCTGGGTGGAGAATGGGTCTATGAGCATCAGGCACCATTCTATACCCAACAGGAAGTGGCTGCTGTCCAGGCCTGGGCGGCAGAAGGAGGAGGGGGCTATGCCGGTACGAAAGGGTATGGCATACAACTGGAGATTCCCCTGGCCGGAAATAAGGATGAGGGGCAGAGCGCTCCTGAGTTCCTGAGCGAAGTAAAGAATAGCATCATTTCAGCTATTGGCAACACCCCGTATGCACGTGACGACTGGCACGTGATCAGGAATGATTTCAATATTCCGGTGGGTGATATTACCAAAGAAGACAATCCCTTTGCCAGGGTAGGGGAAATAAAATTGTGTTCTGCCTATTATGCCCGGCAGATAGTCGGTTTAGGCGGCAAGTATATGATCGCCCTGCCCTGTACGATCTCGGTCTGGCTCAATGACCTTACCTGGGATCAGAATGGCACGCCCGTATATCAGCAACCCGATAAGGTGATTGTCAGCATCCTTAACCCTGAATTTATCCTCAAGAACTTTTTCAAGGACCTGCCCGCTTCTGTTCTGGAGCAAATGGCCGGTGTGGGGCCTGAGGTCAAAGGTGAGGTCCAGGCTATGGTAAACTATGCTCTGGATGAGTATTTGCCATAA
- a CDS encoding methylated-DNA--[protein]-cysteine S-methyltransferase has product MPASDDINYTLRVLITSSPRGLKEVHFDPWPDEQEFSELAVYRVQISLLGEFLFCTALDEDLKAYFSGQAVSFASYPVDWQGMSPFVRKVLEASRSIPWGETRTYGWLGTRLGLKSGARAVGGALGRNPLPIIIPCHRILRKGGQIGGFSGGIQWKKFLLSLEGKTSLNTLVEFPE; this is encoded by the coding sequence ATGCCAGCGTCAGATGATATCAATTACACCTTACGGGTGCTGATCACCTCAAGCCCCCGGGGGTTGAAAGAAGTCCATTTCGATCCGTGGCCGGATGAGCAGGAGTTTTCAGAACTTGCGGTGTACAGGGTCCAAATTTCCCTTCTTGGAGAATTTCTCTTTTGCACGGCACTGGACGAGGATCTAAAAGCGTATTTTTCCGGGCAAGCGGTCAGTTTTGCCAGTTACCCTGTCGATTGGCAGGGCATGTCCCCTTTTGTCCGGAAGGTTCTCGAAGCAAGCCGATCAATACCGTGGGGTGAAACCCGGACCTATGGATGGCTCGGCACCCGATTGGGTCTTAAGAGCGGTGCCCGGGCTGTCGGTGGTGCCCTGGGAAGGAATCCCTTGCCGATCATTATCCCCTGCCACAGGATACTCAGGAAAGGTGGACAGATTGGAGGGTTTTCCGGGGGAATCCAATGGAAAAAATTTTTGCTGAGTCTTGAAGGTAAAACTTCTCTCAATACTCTCGTTGAATTTCCGGAATGA
- a CDS encoding GNAT family N-acetyltransferase, whose translation MDTGEPEDQVETQEIPSTQEESTEVSCRKKRLEITIREMGIDDLPEVFHLGEMIFTAQEVPTLYRTWDEYEVTSLFNSDNEYCLVAELDKKIVGFALGTTVSKNKSSWKYGYLIWLGVSPGYQRQGIASRLFDKLAEKMIEDGVRMFMVDTGASDYAALQLFKKKGFRKPQKHIYLTMNLRTYQELQKKAGNPGRRQRNGNNDRNHNGNGNST comes from the coding sequence ATGGATACTGGCGAACCAGAAGACCAGGTGGAAACACAAGAAATACCGAGTACGCAGGAAGAAAGCACAGAAGTCAGTTGCCGGAAAAAGCGGCTTGAAATTACGATTCGAGAGATGGGGATTGATGATCTTCCGGAAGTCTTTCATTTAGGTGAGATGATTTTCACTGCCCAGGAGGTGCCTACCCTGTACCGCACCTGGGATGAATACGAGGTAACTTCTCTCTTCAATTCTGATAACGAGTATTGCCTGGTGGCGGAGCTTGATAAAAAGATCGTGGGATTTGCCCTGGGAACCACGGTCTCTAAAAATAAATCATCGTGGAAATATGGTTATCTTATCTGGCTGGGAGTATCGCCCGGTTACCAGAGGCAGGGAATTGCCAGCCGGCTGTTTGACAAGCTCGCTGAAAAGATGATCGAGGACGGGGTGCGGATGTTCATGGTGGATACCGGGGCAAGTGATTATGCAGCCCTTCAGTTGTTCAAGAAGAAGGGTTTTCGCAAACCTCAAAAGCATATCTATTTGACCATGAACCTGCGAACCTATCAGGAATTGCAGAAAAAAGCAGGAAATCCGGGAAGAAGGCAGCGGAATGGAAACAACGATAGAAACCACAACGGTAACGGGAATTCAACCTGA
- the dtd gene encoding D-aminoacyl-tRNA deacylase — protein MKAVVQRVSKASVTVEGQVVGSIGRGLVVLIGFSRQDLSQDIAPMVDKILNLRIFEDDQEKMNKSLFDIDGEVLLVSQFTLLGDTRKGRRPNFMDAAPPETAQKLYDEFVLEVQRQKVRVQTGRFQAHMEVQIYNDGPVTLIVER, from the coding sequence ATGAAAGCTGTGGTTCAAAGGGTTTCAAAAGCTTCGGTGACAGTCGAAGGCCAGGTGGTTGGCAGTATTGGCCGGGGTCTGGTGGTCCTGATTGGATTTTCCCGGCAGGACCTGTCCCAGGATATTGCCCCTATGGTCGATAAGATTCTCAACCTGCGGATATTCGAAGATGACCAGGAAAAAATGAATAAGTCATTATTTGATATCGACGGCGAAGTCTTGCTCGTTTCTCAGTTTACCCTGCTGGGCGATACCCGCAAAGGCCGCAGGCCGAATTTTATGGATGCTGCTCCACCGGAAACAGCACAAAAACTTTATGATGAGTTTGTTCTGGAAGTCCAAAGACAAAAGGTAAGGGTGCAGACCGGCCGTTTTCAAGCTCACATGGAAGTTCAGATTTACAACGACGGTCCGGTTACCCTGATTGTAGAGCGATAA
- the xerD gene encoding site-specific tyrosine recombinase XerD: METDVKLFFNHLVIEKGLADNTIASYRQDLQSFLQFLAGKKIGSLDQVKKVDIMDYLLELKNRGICARSHARHLVSIRQLYRFLIIEGRIGSDPTMNISFPKTWQKLPDVLSYSQVEDLLAQPNETSLGIRDKAMLELLYATGLRVSELINLTVKSVNLEAGFLLCQGKGSKERLIPVGTSARECVKKYCATARAQLLQDNRTDLLFLNRFGHKLSRQGFWKILKEYAEQAGIQQTITPHTLRHSFATHLLENGADLRSVQAMLGHASISTTQIYTHVTMDKIRELYFKHHPRA, translated from the coding sequence ATGGAAACTGACGTAAAGCTGTTCTTCAATCACCTGGTTATCGAAAAAGGCCTTGCAGATAACACCATTGCTTCCTACCGGCAGGATCTGCAATCTTTCCTGCAATTTTTGGCTGGGAAAAAAATCGGCAGCCTGGATCAGGTCAAAAAAGTGGATATCATGGACTATCTGCTCGAATTGAAGAACCGGGGCATCTGTGCCCGGAGCCATGCCCGGCACCTGGTCAGTATCAGGCAGTTATACCGGTTCCTGATTATCGAGGGGCGGATCGGGTCGGATCCTACCATGAATATCTCGTTTCCGAAAACCTGGCAGAAACTGCCGGATGTTCTGAGCTACTCGCAGGTGGAAGACCTCTTGGCTCAGCCGAACGAAACTTCTCTGGGGATCCGGGACAAAGCCATGCTGGAGCTTTTGTATGCAACCGGCCTGCGGGTTTCGGAATTGATCAACCTGACGGTCAAGTCCGTCAATCTGGAAGCAGGTTTTTTGCTCTGCCAGGGAAAGGGATCCAAAGAACGCCTGATTCCAGTCGGAACATCAGCCAGGGAATGCGTGAAAAAATACTGCGCTACTGCACGGGCGCAGCTCTTGCAGGATAACCGCACCGATTTGCTATTCCTCAACCGTTTCGGACACAAGCTGTCGCGGCAGGGTTTTTGGAAGATATTGAAAGAGTATGCAGAACAGGCAGGTATTCAGCAGACCATCACCCCCCACACCCTGCGTCACTCCTTTGCCACCCACCTTCTGGAAAACGGCGCTGACCTTCGGTCCGTACAGGCCATGCTGGGTCATGCCAGTATTTCCACCACCCAGATCTATACCCACGTAACCATGGATAAAATCAGGGAACTGTATTTCAAGCACCACCCGCGGGCATGA
- the ligA gene encoding NAD-dependent DNA ligase LigA: MSGESLDRAMALQEIERLRREIRHHDWCYYVANEPEISDQEYDRLMERLLALEVRFPDLVTVDSPSRRVAGVPLSSFPVVEHQVLMLSLANTYSREELLEFDHRVQKGLGTADRIEYAVELKVDGVAVSLRYEQGHLVQGSTRGDGLHGDEITANLKTIKSVPLSVLSPEIPLSMLSFEVRGEVFMTRDNFEKVNQARQRAGEPLFANPRNATAGSLKLLDPRLTAKRPLDIFLYACLASQGLPETQAETMNLLEKMGFKVTPHRRVCCGIQAVIDCCHEWEGKKESLPFDIDGLVIKVNSFAGQRLLGETSKSPRWAISYKFPGRQATTRLLDIHLQVGRTGTITPVAILEPVALSGSVISRATLHNADEIHRKDIRIADRVIIEKGGEVIPKVVMAVTSVRTGQEREFRMPSQCPACGGVVIREEEEAAYRCQNLDCPAQMERILQHFASRNALDIEELGPALIRQLMAAGKVKDPADLYDLCLEDLLPLERMAEKSAKNFLSALEKSKRRPLSALIFALGIRHVGVVAAENLARHFHSLDALQAATREELLKVAGVGEVMAGSIESFFQAEKNRLIVSRLRQAGLAWTEADIVQAPGEGKLAGQRFIFTGTLRHFTRAQAENLVKSLGGSIGAAVGKSIDFVVVGEDPGSKLQKARDLGLKILKEDEFHRMMENMQAGPEFQERE, from the coding sequence ATGAGCGGGGAAAGTCTTGACCGGGCCATGGCCCTTCAGGAGATAGAGAGGCTGCGCCGGGAAATCCGGCACCATGACTGGTGCTACTACGTGGCCAATGAGCCGGAAATCTCCGATCAGGAGTATGATCGCCTGATGGAGCGGCTTTTAGCCCTCGAAGTAAGATTCCCTGACCTTGTAACTGTGGATTCACCTTCCCGCAGAGTTGCGGGTGTGCCGCTGTCATCCTTTCCGGTGGTCGAGCATCAGGTCTTGATGCTGAGCCTGGCCAACACTTACTCCCGGGAAGAGCTTCTGGAATTTGATCATAGGGTGCAGAAAGGGCTTGGAACAGCGGACCGGATAGAATATGCGGTCGAGCTTAAGGTTGACGGCGTGGCTGTATCGCTGCGCTATGAGCAGGGACATCTGGTGCAGGGTTCAACCCGCGGTGACGGCCTGCATGGTGATGAAATCACCGCCAACCTGAAAACCATCAAATCCGTTCCCCTGTCGGTTCTCTCTCCTGAAATTCCCCTGTCGATGCTTTCTTTCGAGGTTCGCGGGGAGGTATTTATGACCAGGGATAACTTCGAAAAGGTGAATCAGGCCAGACAAAGGGCTGGTGAACCCCTGTTTGCCAATCCGAGAAATGCCACTGCCGGTTCCCTCAAACTGCTCGATCCCCGGCTGACGGCCAAGAGGCCGCTCGATATCTTTCTGTATGCCTGCCTCGCTTCGCAGGGACTGCCTGAAACCCAGGCTGAAACCATGAACCTTCTTGAAAAAATGGGATTCAAAGTCACTCCTCACCGCAGGGTCTGCTGCGGCATTCAGGCGGTCATCGATTGCTGTCATGAGTGGGAGGGAAAGAAAGAGAGCCTTCCCTTTGATATCGACGGCCTGGTGATCAAGGTCAATTCATTTGCCGGGCAACGGCTGCTGGGAGAGACATCCAAAAGCCCCCGCTGGGCCATTTCCTATAAATTCCCCGGCAGGCAGGCGACAACCCGTTTGCTGGATATCCATCTTCAGGTTGGAAGAACAGGAACTATTACTCCGGTAGCCATCCTGGAGCCGGTAGCTTTGTCGGGCTCTGTCATCAGCCGCGCAACGCTCCATAATGCGGATGAAATCCACCGAAAAGACATTCGGATCGCAGACCGGGTAATCATCGAGAAGGGAGGAGAGGTGATCCCCAAGGTGGTTATGGCGGTCACCTCGGTCCGGACAGGCCAGGAGCGGGAGTTTCGGATGCCGTCCCAGTGCCCTGCCTGCGGCGGGGTGGTTATCCGGGAGGAGGAAGAGGCGGCCTACCGGTGTCAGAACCTTGACTGTCCTGCCCAGATGGAGAGAATTTTGCAGCATTTTGCCTCCCGAAACGCCCTGGATATCGAGGAATTGGGGCCTGCTTTGATCCGGCAGCTTATGGCCGCAGGAAAGGTTAAGGACCCTGCGGACCTCTATGACCTTTGCCTGGAGGATTTACTGCCCCTTGAGCGGATGGCAGAAAAGTCTGCTAAAAACTTTTTATCCGCCCTGGAAAAAAGTAAACGAAGGCCTCTGTCTGCACTGATTTTTGCCCTGGGTATTCGTCATGTCGGCGTAGTGGCAGCCGAAAATCTGGCCAGGCATTTTCATTCTCTCGATGCTCTCCAGGCAGCCACCAGGGAGGAACTGCTCAAGGTTGCCGGAGTTGGTGAGGTTATGGCCGGGAGTATTGAAAGCTTCTTCCAGGCTGAAAAGAACCGCCTGATTGTCAGCAGGCTGCGTCAGGCCGGACTGGCCTGGACGGAAGCGGACATCGTTCAGGCACCAGGAGAGGGAAAACTGGCGGGGCAGCGGTTTATCTTTACCGGGACACTCCGGCATTTCACCCGTGCTCAAGCCGAGAACCTGGTTAAAAGCCTTGGAGGGAGCATCGGCGCTGCGGTAGGAAAATCCATCGACTTTGTGGTGGTTGGCGAGGATCCCGGCTCAAAGCTGCAAAAAGCCAGGGATCTAGGCTTGAAAATATTGAAGGAGGACGAATTTCACCGGATGATGGAGAATATGCAGGCAGGGCCGGAGTTTCAGGAAAGGGAGTAA
- a CDS encoding MBL fold metallo-hydrolase: MHGMLLEKFVIGPFSVNCYFIGCPQQKKLAVIDPGGEVEELWRRIQDSGYSLEYIINTHGHIDHIAGNLDLKNKSQAQILAHAGDVPFMTSRQEFLALMLPGAQPSPVPDQLLTDGQVIQLGSIGLKVLHTPGHTPGGICLLTDNILFTGDTLFAGGIGRTDLPGGNYSQLIHSIRDKLFCLDERLIIMPGHGDESTLVREKRDNPFVGILDR, translated from the coding sequence ATGCATGGCATGCTGCTCGAAAAGTTCGTGATAGGTCCTTTCTCCGTAAACTGCTATTTTATCGGCTGTCCGCAGCAGAAGAAATTGGCGGTCATAGATCCGGGAGGCGAAGTCGAGGAGCTCTGGCGACGGATTCAGGATAGCGGGTATTCCCTGGAGTATATTATCAACACTCATGGACACATAGACCACATCGCGGGGAACCTGGACCTTAAAAACAAATCTCAGGCCCAAATTCTGGCCCATGCCGGCGACGTTCCTTTCATGACCAGCAGGCAGGAGTTTCTCGCCTTGATGCTTCCGGGAGCACAACCATCCCCCGTACCGGATCAACTCCTGACCGATGGCCAGGTTATTCAACTGGGGAGTATCGGTTTAAAGGTCCTGCATACCCCCGGCCATACCCCAGGAGGAATCTGCCTGCTGACTGACAATATCCTTTTTACCGGAGATACGCTTTTTGCCGGGGGAATCGGAAGAACGGATTTGCCGGGCGGCAATTACAGCCAATTGATTCATTCGATCCGCGATAAGCTCTTTTGCCTGGATGAGCGGCTGATAATCATGCCGGGACACGGAGATGAATCGACACTGGTTCGAGAAAAGCGTGATAATCCCTTTGTGGGAATCCTGGATCGCTGA